AAGATTTGCCATTGCGGTTCTTCTTCGGCGATGATTTCTTTGCAGTAGTTCAAAACCAAAGTAATCGCTTCGCTAAATTTTTTTCGGCGAAGATCATCTGATTTTGCAAATCCTGAAGCCATAGATTGCAATCGTGTTTTGGCGCTTGTGTTCATACCTGCAATGGATCGCAAGCTGCTGGCGAGACCTGCGGAGGCTTTCTTCAAAAATTCGTCCTCGGTTTCAATCGCAAGCTGACTCAGCTTGTTCAAAGTCGCAGCGACAGACGCTTCTGCGTCCAAAACTTTCAGCATGGTCTTATATTCTTTTTTGTCATCGGCTTTTCTCATTTCCATCCCTTTACTTGTTTGGCTTTCCGAATCATTGATAACAGCGAAGTGAAGCATGTCTCGCATTGAGATCACGTTGCCTGGCCTGATCCGCATTGACCTGATCGATGGGCACATACTGCCAGTTCGAATATTTCAATTGGAGCTGCTTCAACTCTTGGTTGATCGAATCACATTGAGTGGCTCTCGCACGCTCGCCAATTTCAGACGCGCGGGCACTGTTCGCGCGATCCAGTCCACGCTGCATTAAATCGACCTGCTGTTGAAATGGCATGTTGTCAGGAACGGTATATATCCCCTCGACCAAGGATTTGTGCTTCTGGCAATGATCCTTTGCCCAGAAGGATTCGCCGTTGTAGGCTCTGCATCGATAGATGGTATCGGCCAGACTTGAAGTCGCGATCAAAATTGATGTGGCAGCCGACGCAATGACGAATATTCTGGGTATTAGCGGCATGGACATTTTTGTTTCGCTTCCTCAGTCGATCTCGATTTTTTCTATCGGGTGAGCTTGGAAATGGCGCTCTGTGCATTTGCCTCTGTCTCGAAGCGAAGCTGCCTATCAGACGGACCACGCATTACTTCCAAATGTCCGTCTGCATAGCGACGCACGACTTCAAATGGACGGAACGGTGCAAGACTAGCGACGCCAATGATGTTCTTGCGCACTCGCCACCCTGCCTCTTCAGACAGCGCCCCAGGTGTCCGCGAGGCGAGGTGCAATTGGTGTAACTGCCGACTCAGCAACACCCGTTTTCGAGCCCGTTGTTTCATGATTGTTTCCCTAGATCGGGGAGAACTTATAGTCTTTAGCAACCAGCACAACAGCATTGCCGAAGGCGACAAATATGCTGGCGTCTTTTGCTTGCTTCACCAGTTCAGTCATGAAGGCATCTTTCATACGCTCTCGACCCGCTTCCTTGTAAAACTGCGGCCACGTCAACGTAATAACATCCTTCGCTGATTTGTTGAGTAGGTCTCTCAAATCCTCAACAACATCTGCCACCGATTTAGCCATATTCGCACCCTCTAAAGTCAATAATGATAATCAACCGTAAGTAAGTTATAACACTTTTCTAAGAAATGCTAAGGATTTATAAGAATTCCTAAAAAATTTATGACCAAATGCAAACCGCGAACATTTCACGCAGTTTTTCTTGAGACACTTTTAGGTAGGGCATGATGTGATCCAGTTCGGCATGTCCCAAAAGCTGCTGCACGGTTTCGATATCGACCCCTCTCATCAAAAGATTAGAAGCGAATGACCGCCTGCCGCTGTGACTAGGGCCGCCGCGAATGCCTGCGTCCTTGTAGAGTTTGGTGATATGAGATTGAAGGCTGTCACAGGCCAGATAATCGACCTGCTCCCCGGCCTCATTGATGCGCCGTTTTGTGATCGCTTACGCCTCGCACCATTTCGTCTTCAGTGCGTCGCGCCCAGTCATCGGCGTCGCGTTTAGTGCGGAAGGTCTTTGAAGCGGTGGGCCAGCCGTGCTTACGTATAACGGCTTTCCAAGTGCCAGATGGAGTCTTAACGATGGCCGCCATGTCCCTTTTGTGAATGCCAAGTGTACCGATAATGTACTTTTTGCACCCCACAAAAGCAAACGCCTTACGTGAATTTCACGTAAGGCGTTTGCTTTTATTGGTGCTGATGAGAGGAGTCGAACCTCCGACCTACTGATTACGAATCAGTTGCTCTACCAACTGAGCTACATCAGCGAAGACGCGTATTCTAGCAAAAAATCAAGCTTTTCCGCCAGACATCCTGTCGCCCGACCGACGTGATCCACGTCATGTCAATTAAACAAACACTCACTCCCCGTGATAGCCGGTCACGCGCTCGACTTCGTTCTTCGAGCCGAGGAACACGGCAACGCGTTCATGCAGTTTCGTCGGCTGAATGTCCATGATGCGCTGCTTGCCGTTCGTCGCGGCGCCACCTGCCTGTTCGACGAGGAAGGCCATCGGGTTGGCTTCGTACATCAGGCGCAGCTTGCCTGGCTTGTCCGGCTCACGCGCATCGGCGGGGTACATGAAGATGCCGCCGCGGTTCAGGATGCGGTGGACGTCGGCGACCATCGAGGCGATCCAGCGCATGTTGAAGTCCTTGCCGCGCGCGCCGGTTTTTCCTGCGAGCAGTTCATCGACATAACGCTTGACCGGCGGATACCAGTGGCGGGCATTGGAGGCGTTGATCGCGAATTCCTTGGTGTCGGCCGGGATTTGCATGTTGCGCTGGGTGAGCACCCATGAGCCCATTTCGCGGTCGAGCGTGAAGCAGTTGACGCCGTCGCCGGTGGTGAGGACCAGCACAGTCTGCGGACCGTACACGGCGTAGCCGGCGGCGACCTGTTTCGTGCCCGGTTGCAGGAAGTCCTTTTCGGTCGGCTCTTGCATGCCATCCGGCGCTTTCAGCACGGAGAAGATGGTGCCGATGGAGACGTTGACGTCGATGTTGCTGGAGCCGTCGAGCGGATCGAACAGCAGCATGTATTCGCCCTTCGGATAGCGGTGCGGAATCGGGTGGATGGTTTCCATTTCTTCCGATGCCATCGCGGCGAGGTGGCCGCCCCATTCGTTGGCTTCGAGCAGGATTTCGTTGGAGAGCACGTCGAGTTTCTTCTGCACTTCTCCCTGCACGTTTTCGCTGCCGGCGCTGCCGAGCACTTCGCCCAGCGCGCCCTTGCCGACGGCATGGCTGATGGATTTGCAGGCGCGCGCGACCACTTCGATCAGGAGGCGCAGTTCTGCGGGAATCTTGTTGTTCTGTCGCTGTTCTTCGACCAGGTATTGCGTGAGGCTGACACGTTTCATATGTTGCGTTCCAGTGTGACGATGATTAATTGGCAAGGGATTTGGTGACGACTTCGAGCACGTCTTTCGACAGGCCCTTGGTGTCGGCGACCTGCTTCAGCGCGGCGCGCATCTTGCCCTGCAAGACGGGTGCGTACTTGCGCCAGCGGTCGAGGCTGCGCGCGAGGCGTGCCGCGACTTGCGGGTTGATCGCGTTGAGCGCGATGACTTGCTCCGCCCAGAAGGCGTAGCCGCTGCCGTCGACCGCATGGAATTGCGATGGGTTGCCGTTGCAGAATCCGAAAAGCAGGCTGCGCGCGCGGTTCGGGTTCTTCAGCGTGAATGCGGAATGTTTCATCAGTTTGCGCACGGCCTTGACGTCGGTGGTGCGGGCTGTGGCTTGCAGCATGAACCACTTGTCGATGACCAGCGCTTCGTTTTCGAACTCGTTATAGAAGGTGTCGAGCGCGGCGACCTTGCCAGGCGCATTGCTGTTGACGAGCGCGGTCAGCGCGACCAGTCGGTCGGTCATGTTGTTGGCGTTGTCGTACTGGGTCTGCGCCAGCACGTGCGCTTCGATGTCATCCAGTTCGATCATGTAGGACAAGGCGAGGTTCTTCAAGCCGCGCTTGCCGGCCGATGCGGCGTCAGGGCTGTAGGTGCCGGGCGTGCGGTTCGACTGGTAGGCAACCAGCCAGTCGATGCGCAGCGCGCTTGCCAGCGAGCGGCGCAGGAACCGGCGCACCGTGTGAATCGCCTGCGGGTCCACCATGTCCATCTGTTCCGCGATCACGGTTTCCGACGGCAGGGTCAAGGCAAATTCGCGGAACGCGGAATCGAGCGCGGTGGCGTCCAGCATGGCGCGGAAGCTCTCCGTCAATACAGGCTCGTCGCCATCGTCATCTGCCAGCACGTGGCCGTCCTGCACGTCGCGGGTCAGTTCCAGCATGCGGCGCATGGCAAGGCGCTGGCCTGCCTCCCAGCGATTGAAGGGGTCGCTGTCGTTGGCCATCAGGAAGGCGAGTTCGACGTCGGTATAGTCGATTTCCAGAATCACCGGCGCGGAGAAGTCGCGCAGGATGGAC
The Noviherbaspirillum cavernae DNA segment above includes these coding regions:
- a CDS encoding tyrosine-type recombinase/integrase yields the protein MTKRRINEAGEQVDYLACDSLQSHITKLYKDAGIRGGPSHSGRRSFASNLLMRGVDIETVQQLLGHAELDHIMPYLKVSQEKLREMFAVCIWS
- a CDS encoding class 1 fructose-bisphosphatase — translated: MKRVSLTQYLVEEQRQNNKIPAELRLLIEVVARACKSISHAVGKGALGEVLGSAGSENVQGEVQKKLDVLSNEILLEANEWGGHLAAMASEEMETIHPIPHRYPKGEYMLLFDPLDGSSNIDVNVSIGTIFSVLKAPDGMQEPTEKDFLQPGTKQVAAGYAVYGPQTVLVLTTGDGVNCFTLDREMGSWVLTQRNMQIPADTKEFAINASNARHWYPPVKRYVDELLAGKTGARGKDFNMRWIASMVADVHRILNRGGIFMYPADAREPDKPGKLRLMYEANPMAFLVEQAGGAATNGKQRIMDIQPTKLHERVAVFLGSKNEVERVTGYHGE